Proteins from a genomic interval of Desulfitibacter alkalitolerans DSM 16504:
- a CDS encoding TIGR04540 family protein, with translation MTILRNPTTVKLLAAQIILACDEYIAKRLPEKQFKELIVHYASCHGKKLFSTNGINSTVTSRIGKKRLELVNIMLEGFQIRI, from the coding sequence GTGACTATATTAAGAAACCCTACTACGGTTAAGCTGCTTGCTGCCCAGATAATATTAGCTTGTGATGAGTATATAGCAAAAAGACTGCCTGAAAAGCAGTTCAAAGAATTAATTGTTCATTATGCTTCTTGTCATGGGAAGAAGCTTTTTAGTACAAATGGGATTAATTCAACAGTTACTAGCCGGATAGGCAAAAAGAGACTTGAGCTTGTTAATATCATGCTTGAAGGTTTTCAGATTAGAATTTAA
- a CDS encoding ABC transporter ATP-binding protein: MSETYETKTAMVELTNVSRFFGEVKAVCDLSFAIQEGEFFSLLGPSGCGKTTTLRLIAGLERPNWGMVIINQKVVANEKVWVAPEKRGIGIVFQDYALFPHMTVYQNIAFGLNGFSREEIRKRVIHILEVVGLVGLEERYPHELSGGQCQRVALARSLAPSPKVILLDEPFSNLDADLREELRTETKRILKENGTTAILVTHDQEEAFSLSDRVGVLNQGKLEQIGTPAEIYHLPSSRFVADFVGKADFIAGVVDKGVIHSGICMFPTSCDKIIDKRIVAGEVDLMIRPDDVDFILDSDGNATIIESRFLGGSIIYKLHLSNGIIIHSLKPSTKVIPPGTKVRISVDTAHVVVFPRNTNYAS; this comes from the coding sequence ATGTCAGAGACTTATGAAACAAAAACAGCCATGGTGGAGCTGACCAACGTGTCGCGATTTTTTGGGGAGGTTAAAGCTGTCTGCGATTTAAGCTTTGCTATTCAGGAAGGAGAGTTTTTTTCCCTGCTCGGGCCATCGGGATGTGGCAAAACCACTACCTTAAGGCTCATTGCCGGACTAGAGCGGCCTAATTGGGGGATGGTCATTATCAATCAGAAGGTTGTAGCTAACGAGAAGGTGTGGGTTGCACCTGAAAAACGCGGAATTGGCATTGTTTTTCAAGACTATGCTTTGTTCCCTCATATGACTGTTTACCAAAACATCGCTTTCGGTTTAAATGGATTTTCCCGGGAAGAGATTCGGAAGCGAGTTATCCACATTTTAGAGGTGGTAGGTTTAGTTGGACTGGAGGAGCGCTATCCCCATGAATTGTCAGGCGGACAATGTCAGCGGGTGGCTTTGGCCAGATCTTTGGCACCTTCACCTAAGGTGATTTTACTTGATGAGCCTTTTTCCAACCTGGATGCCGATCTACGGGAAGAGCTGCGTACGGAAACCAAACGCATACTTAAAGAAAATGGCACTACAGCGATCCTAGTCACCCACGACCAGGAAGAAGCATTCTCTTTGTCAGACCGGGTCGGGGTGCTTAATCAAGGCAAGCTGGAGCAAATTGGCACCCCGGCAGAGATATACCACTTGCCTAGCAGCAGGTTTGTGGCTGATTTTGTTGGCAAGGCCGATTTTATTGCAGGAGTAGTGGATAAAGGAGTTATCCACTCGGGGATTTGTATGTTTCCAACAAGCTGTGATAAGATAATAGATAAGAGAATAGTTGCAGGCGAGGTTGACCTAATGATCCGGCCAGACGACGTTGATTTTATTTTGGATTCAGACGGAAATGCCACTATTATTGAGTCCCGTTTTCTGGGGGGGTCTATTATATACAAATTACACCTCTCCAATGGGATAATCATTCATTCCCTCAAACCTTCAACTAAGGTTATTCCTCCTGGCACCAAGGTACGTATTAGCGTAGATACTGCCCACGTGGTTGTTTTTCCTAGGAATACTAATTATGCCAGCTAA
- a CDS encoding thioredoxin family protein, protein MKKASIIFLILLLIILLSLVIYGFIKYNKIIENFSITNYGNEEEIDKVTLYEIYVRDFEVVDINSIYTKMRNNEIFYLYVGRITCPWCVKFVPILHEFSEANGITILYLDSTDTETNLKLKNFRECYNIDTVPALLIYDKNQKLNKVNLNSLNEHFNVETLTEIINSIIINKD, encoded by the coding sequence ATGAAAAAAGCTAGTATAATTTTTCTTATTTTGTTATTAATTATATTATTATCTTTAGTTATTTATGGGTTTATAAAATATAATAAAATAATAGAAAATTTCAGCATAACAAATTATGGAAATGAAGAAGAAATAGATAAAGTTACCCTTTATGAGATCTATGTGCGAGATTTTGAAGTAGTTGATATCAACTCAATTTATACTAAAATGCGTAATAATGAAATTTTTTATTTATATGTGGGAAGAATTACATGCCCTTGGTGTGTAAAATTTGTACCAATTTTGCATGAATTTTCTGAAGCGAATGGTATAACAATACTTTATTTGGATAGTACTGACACAGAAACCAATTTGAAACTTAAGAATTTTAGAGAATGTTATAATATAGATACAGTTCCAGCTTTATTGATATATGATAAAAATCAAAAACTTAATAAAGTAAATTTAAATAGTTTAAATGAACATTTTAATGTCGAAACCTTAACTGAGATTATTAACTCAATAATTATAAACAAGGATTAA
- a CDS encoding ABC transporter permease subunit: MLKITTSLNKAKIFGRGGPSLPALPFLIAALIILPVAVVASSLLSPTWEIWRHLWNTLLPEMLRNTVVLLIGVGIGTFLLGAGLAWLVVAYRFPGRSIFEWLFVLPLAVPTYIMGFVYMITFDFAGPVQTFLRQLMGPVNWFPEIRSGWGAILVMTLALYPYVYMLAKAGFQGLSSTAFEAARVMGYGSFAVFARIALPLARPAIAGGLALALMEALADFATVRFFNFPTLSEGVIRIWYGLMDLRAATELAGLLAFFALVVILFELTLRGRSRYYQTGGKTPGVPATELLGWHKWAATTFSLLVVGVAFGIPMFQLVYWAVAEFKTMPAGAAEIYLGLIANSLLLSGLAAVFAVITALILASGVRMNGGTAARMLGRVATIGYAIPGAVVAVGILVTVASFDHMVGDFLAKWRGVSTGLIFTGSLTGLIYGYVVRFMAVAYNSVDAGLEKITPNITMSARMLRASNWRILWRIQLPLVAPGIFAGAALVFVDVMKELPITMILRPFGYDTLAIWVWQMAAESMWSGSAIPAVTIVLSGIIPIIFLTRAAAKK, translated from the coding sequence ATGTTAAAAATTACAACGTCATTAAATAAAGCTAAAATTTTTGGGCGAGGGGGACCTAGTCTCCCTGCCCTTCCCTTTTTAATTGCAGCCCTGATAATTTTACCGGTAGCAGTAGTGGCCTCATCTTTGCTGTCACCTACTTGGGAAATTTGGCGCCACCTTTGGAATACTCTGCTGCCGGAAATGCTGCGCAATACGGTTGTTCTTTTGATAGGAGTTGGGATAGGCACATTTTTGTTAGGTGCAGGTTTGGCATGGTTGGTGGTGGCCTACCGGTTCCCTGGGCGGTCAATTTTTGAGTGGCTCTTTGTCCTGCCCTTGGCTGTCCCCACTTATATCATGGGATTTGTCTATATGATAACTTTTGATTTTGCCGGCCCGGTGCAGACATTTTTGCGCCAGTTGATGGGTCCGGTAAACTGGTTTCCAGAGATTCGCTCCGGTTGGGGAGCCATTTTGGTAATGACTTTGGCTCTCTATCCATATGTTTACATGCTGGCTAAAGCCGGGTTCCAAGGTTTGTCATCCACCGCTTTTGAGGCTGCCCGGGTAATGGGCTATGGCTCCTTTGCTGTCTTTGCCCGAATTGCCCTTCCTTTGGCTAGGCCTGCCATTGCTGGGGGACTGGCGCTGGCGTTAATGGAAGCACTAGCTGATTTTGCAACGGTTCGCTTTTTCAATTTTCCCACCCTTTCCGAAGGAGTTATCCGTATCTGGTACGGTTTGATGGATCTAAGAGCTGCCACCGAGCTGGCCGGTCTGCTGGCTTTCTTCGCTCTGGTCGTTATCTTGTTTGAACTAACTTTAAGAGGCCGATCCCGTTATTACCAGACTGGTGGCAAAACACCCGGAGTCCCTGCCACTGAATTGCTTGGGTGGCATAAATGGGCCGCTACCACATTCAGTTTACTGGTTGTAGGGGTAGCTTTTGGCATACCCATGTTCCAACTGGTATACTGGGCTGTTGCTGAATTTAAAACGATGCCTGCTGGAGCAGCTGAAATTTATCTAGGACTTATTGCCAACAGTTTGTTGCTGTCTGGCCTGGCAGCTGTGTTTGCAGTTATTACCGCGTTAATTCTAGCCAGTGGTGTACGGATGAACGGCGGGACAGCAGCCCGGATGCTGGGCCGGGTAGCCACAATTGGCTACGCTATTCCAGGGGCAGTAGTTGCCGTGGGAATTCTGGTAACCGTAGCCTCTTTTGATCATATGGTTGGTGATTTTCTGGCTAAATGGAGGGGTGTATCAACGGGACTGATCTTTACTGGTTCTCTGACTGGTCTGATTTACGGATACGTGGTCCGCTTTATGGCTGTGGCTTATAACAGTGTTGATGCAGGGTTGGAAAAAATCACCCCTAACATCACCATGTCTGCTCGGATGCTGCGAGCCAGCAATTGGCGTATATTATGGCGGATTCAACTGCCTTTAGTGGCACCGGGAATTTTTGCCGGGGCTGCTTTAGTCTTTGTTGATGTAATGAAGGAACTGCCAATTACTATGATTTTGCGACCTTTCGGCTATGATACTCTTGCTATCTGGGTCTGGCAGATGGCTGCCGAGTCTATGTGGTCCGGATCTGCCATTCCTGCTGTTACCATTGTACTTTCAGGGATTATCCCCATTATTTTTTTAACGCGGGCTGCCGCCAAGAAATAA
- a CDS encoding ExeA family protein, protein MNNILKSVCEHFSLGSMPFLQRTKTPFESDSFLKNMALISAAFFSRHLVVVTGMAGSGKSSLLFYALNQLDPSSFRVCHVELSNPNKKALYKAIAVKMGLTPAFNGDDIKLQIISFFNEENEQGKFNCVIIDETHTLSIPMIDELRSFYDEGANFSLVLVGLPPLLSKTMNLSVNQPMKQRINLWVEPLPMTPAESMEYILYQLDAAKARNPIFDDKCYPVIHQLSSGLPRRMNQLCYRALIQAYIDKKSIITADDITTLCGKAPHIFDKAILADADTTTVQFQQ, encoded by the coding sequence ATGAACAATATTTTAAAGTCAGTGTGTGAACATTTTAGCCTGGGGTCTATGCCGTTTTTACAAAGAACAAAGACTCCTTTTGAAAGTGATAGTTTTTTAAAAAACATGGCTCTTATTTCAGCAGCGTTTTTCTCAAGGCATTTAGTTGTTGTTACTGGTATGGCCGGTTCAGGTAAAAGCTCTCTTTTGTTTTATGCGCTAAATCAATTAGATCCATCTTCTTTTAGAGTTTGTCATGTGGAACTGTCAAATCCCAACAAAAAGGCTCTTTACAAGGCTATTGCCGTGAAGATGGGTCTTACCCCTGCTTTTAATGGTGATGATATTAAGCTGCAGATTATCAGCTTCTTTAACGAAGAGAATGAGCAGGGTAAGTTTAACTGCGTCATAATTGATGAGACACATACTCTTTCTATACCCATGATTGATGAACTTAGAAGCTTTTATGATGAGGGTGCTAATTTCTCTCTTGTTTTAGTAGGACTGCCGCCTCTTTTATCTAAAACCATGAACCTTTCTGTAAATCAACCCATGAAGCAAAGGATTAATCTGTGGGTTGAGCCTTTGCCTATGACCCCGGCAGAGTCCATGGAGTATATATTGTATCAGTTAGATGCTGCAAAAGCGAGAAACCCCATATTTGATGATAAGTGCTATCCTGTTATTCATCAGTTAAGCTCAGGACTACCTAGGCGCATGAACCAGTTATGCTATAGGGCTTTAATTCAGGCATATATTGATAAAAAGTCAATTATTACTGCAGATGACATAACCACTTTATGTGGTAAGGCTCCTCATATTTTTGATAAGGCTATACTTGCTGATGCTGATACAACTACAGTACAGTTCCAACAGTAA
- a CDS encoding IS481 family transposase produces the protein MFDENTRNAIALKRFSLISPILNGQVRNNTAYYCEITQKPIEMPYYGFRKYAPKTIETWYCEYMRGGLDALKPKPRGDKGSSRVIDEQLGEMVLEKKRMYPKAPVTVIYEMLIKEGVIDAASISLTTVYRYLKKTRVKNALLPGEEEKDMKRFSHQYINELWQTDVMYGPYIKDGNKKYKTYLFAYLDDASRLISHAQFYFAQNFDVLRHSFKEAVLKRGIPNLIYTDNGKIYRSQQFELICAGLGCTLIHSKPYEPNGRGKIERFFLTVRKRFLSAIDPTAVKSIDEFNSMFFKWLDEDYQKKPHASLDGIAPLDYFMGQVHRLNLNLNPKEIEEKFLVKQKRKIGHDGTFSIDRLLYETKTKFAGLTVEVRYDPAWLTIPFTPILIYIDDKKVGEALQVNFHDNAHMRRRGRSPANSNDVAANITLSPSEEKPSQTISFAWMMKEVE, from the coding sequence ATGTTTGATGAGAACACTAGAAATGCAATAGCTTTAAAAAGATTTTCATTAATTAGCCCAATACTAAATGGACAAGTAAGAAACAATACAGCGTATTATTGTGAGATTACCCAAAAGCCCATTGAAATGCCCTACTATGGATTTAGAAAATATGCACCTAAAACCATAGAAACCTGGTACTGTGAGTATATGCGTGGTGGGCTTGATGCATTAAAACCAAAGCCTCGGGGAGATAAAGGCAGCAGCCGTGTAATTGATGAACAACTAGGAGAAATGGTTCTTGAAAAGAAAAGGATGTATCCGAAAGCCCCTGTTACTGTTATTTATGAGATGCTCATTAAAGAAGGTGTAATAGATGCAGCTAGTATTTCTCTTACTACAGTATACAGATACCTGAAAAAAACACGGGTTAAAAATGCACTCCTACCTGGTGAAGAAGAAAAGGATATGAAAAGATTCTCTCATCAGTACATAAATGAATTATGGCAGACAGATGTTATGTATGGCCCATACATCAAGGATGGGAATAAAAAGTATAAAACCTACCTTTTTGCATACTTAGATGATGCATCTAGACTCATTAGTCATGCCCAGTTCTACTTTGCCCAAAACTTTGATGTGCTTAGGCACTCTTTTAAGGAAGCCGTCTTAAAAAGGGGTATCCCCAACCTCATATACACAGATAACGGCAAGATCTATAGATCTCAGCAATTTGAACTTATTTGTGCAGGCCTTGGTTGTACCCTCATCCACTCAAAGCCTTATGAGCCAAATGGTCGAGGCAAAATTGAGAGGTTCTTTTTAACAGTAAGAAAAAGGTTTCTATCAGCAATAGATCCTACTGCTGTTAAGAGTATTGATGAGTTTAACAGTATGTTTTTTAAGTGGCTAGATGAGGATTATCAGAAAAAGCCCCATGCTTCCTTAGATGGAATAGCACCTCTAGATTACTTTATGGGGCAAGTCCACAGGCTTAATCTAAATTTAAACCCAAAAGAGATTGAGGAGAAGTTTCTAGTCAAACAGAAAAGAAAAATTGGCCATGATGGAACCTTTAGTATAGATAGGTTGTTGTACGAGACTAAAACAAAATTTGCAGGCTTAACTGTTGAAGTACGATACGACCCAGCATGGCTTACAATACCTTTTACGCCAATTCTCATATATATTGATGACAAAAAGGTTGGTGAGGCCTTACAGGTTAATTTCCATGATAATGCTCATATGAGACGCAGAGGCAGATCTCCTGCTAATTCTAATGATGTAGCTGCTAACATTACACTTTCGCCTTCTGAGGAAAAACCTTCTCAGACAATTTCTTTTGCCTGGATGATGAAGGAGGTAGAGTGA
- a CDS encoding ExeA family protein: MFTQFFGLKYNPFSKELDINDAYESSDILELNSRLKYMQSSRGIFLLIGEPGTGKSTALRRFTSNLNPGLYKPCYFTLSTVTVMDFYRGLLIALGETPSHKKVTMFHQIQEAICSYYYDQKITPVIMLDEVQLVSNSILEDLRLLFSFKMDSQNPFMLILSGQPQIRSKLSLSVNAPLKQRITIKHIMQGLKKEELEQYLTSRLKIAGLSDNIFTSSALEAIYSISKGIPRLVNNLATASLMYACSKKTHQIDEETVYQGQKDFDM, translated from the coding sequence ATGTTTACCCAGTTTTTTGGCTTAAAGTATAATCCTTTTAGCAAGGAGCTTGATATTAATGATGCTTATGAAAGCAGCGATATTTTGGAACTAAACTCAAGGCTTAAATATATGCAATCTTCCAGGGGCATATTTTTGCTCATAGGAGAACCTGGTACTGGTAAGTCTACTGCTTTAAGAAGATTTACTTCTAATCTTAATCCTGGGTTGTACAAGCCCTGTTATTTTACTTTATCTACTGTTACTGTAATGGATTTTTACAGAGGCCTTTTAATTGCTTTAGGTGAAACTCCTTCGCATAAGAAGGTGACAATGTTTCATCAAATACAAGAGGCTATTTGTTCTTACTACTATGATCAAAAGATTACTCCTGTAATTATGTTAGATGAAGTACAGTTAGTGTCAAATAGTATACTTGAGGATCTTAGGCTCCTGTTTAGTTTTAAGATGGACTCCCAGAACCCTTTCATGCTGATACTGTCAGGACAACCGCAGATTAGAAGCAAGCTTAGTCTTTCTGTCAATGCTCCTCTTAAACAAAGGATAACCATTAAACATATTATGCAGGGTCTTAAGAAGGAGGAATTAGAACAGTATCTTACAAGCAGACTTAAGATTGCTGGGCTATCTGATAATATTTTTACATCCTCAGCCCTTGAGGCTATTTATTCTATTTCTAAAGGCATACCACGTTTAGTGAATAACCTTGCTACTGCTAGTCTGATGTATGCATGTTCTAAGAAAACACACCAGATAGATGAGGAAACTGTTTATCAGGGTCAAAAGGATTTTGATATGTAG
- a CDS encoding DUF2599 domain-containing protein, with protein sequence MVDTDIKFTRSTGGTSYYDYFSKSYWITRSDGVSLSIYPVNLPWPRGGVDIEYAWQHILIWHECNDEWDNTSSMRGQFWCHANLAGSIKTPWNIEPWKTSYNPFTCN encoded by the coding sequence ATTGTAGATACAGATATAAAATTTACTCGTTCAACGGGTGGCACTAGTTATTACGACTATTTCTCAAAATCATATTGGATAACAAGATCGGATGGCGTCTCTCTAAGTATTTACCCAGTAAATTTACCTTGGCCAAGAGGAGGAGTTGACATTGAATATGCATGGCAACATATACTAATTTGGCATGAATGTAATGATGAATGGGATAATACAAGTTCAATGAGAGGTCAGTTTTGGTGTCATGCTAATCTAGCTGGTTCAATAAAAACCCCATGGAATATTGAACCATGGAAAACAAGTTATAATCCTTTCACATGTAACTAA
- a CDS encoding TIGR04540 family protein, with protein MVQKQAHKYDIGILKNPTTVKLLAKELILASDLYIAKQLDEKHYRELILYFAKFHGKKLFYASGSLNPTVKNRIGSKRCGLVELMLEGYQPSMF; from the coding sequence ATGGTACAAAAACAAGCTCATAAGTACGATATTGGTATTCTTAAAAACCCTACTACTGTTAAATTACTAGCCAAGGAACTTATTCTTGCTAGTGATCTCTATATTGCTAAACAGTTAGATGAAAAACACTACCGTGAGCTAATCCTCTATTTTGCTAAGTTTCATGGTAAGAAACTATTTTATGCAAGTGGTAGTTTAAATCCCACAGTCAAAAACCGCATCGGCAGCAAACGGTGCGGTCTTGTGGAGTTAATGCTTGAGGGTTATCAGCCCTCTATGTTTTAA
- a CDS encoding MBL fold metallo-hydrolase, which translates to MMQYIPLGGADEIGASAHLLIVGTSAYLVDCGQRQTSPDQPLPDLALMQELLKGKKLAAIFLTHSHFDHIGALPLICQAYPGVPIYATSATCDLTRVLLFDSIKVMDMREGEVPLYDEKLVKEALGRLRPVPMGSFVLLPDGTKTHFFRAGHILGAAMIGMETPAGRVLFTGDFSLSGTRTIMSAALPKFSPHLVVTEATYGDRHHADRKREENNLVSKISQVINDGGHVLVPAFAQGRAQEILYLLRLARLRQKDSEKFPIWVDGLVRSVNTVYLNHANQLTKFLQKRVYNGQHPFYSDSVRAIGSLAKNEREAALAGKPGCFISSSGMLTGGASAYYAEKLLNNEKNAILLTGYQDEESPGRRLIELLDKPADEKKILLNGQEIPVKCKVEKYNLSAHADQQEIFGFLTATKPRRTILTHGQGEAREALAAALKNRLAVSLPNNGEVVELAFGQYKRSHGITRAAAEEDILAFWKNTFFSKSIREYHLDEMAAKIGCDTDSLQARLEQSSLFKEIHKNIWTPLSEEEITLHDQRKGLMEKLGNLVNKLAAVKYGGYPCMSYCISQDARGINVEIPGQAEHVYIKAEDIIGVCGTLSQNPSEITKNNWVKLLFAQEEPSVQDLRNKVLDSWKQLTGLIKPRFLCLEQNQTREIFINALKNYNLNKVGMNTETGEVILYFYFPQAVPKEINSLLLDLLKQTGWTWRINQETNMEALKSKLLQLLPEGVRLVKEPSIHREENKVKIKVISMSNPDKHQWQRIKMDYNNATGWTLEVQTETQAAVIEAPKATGGKMEINTAFNHIKNSLKAEGAEIYKTSLVEGSIRVQFITPQAAELYKHVLSKLEQETGYAVTINPEPNTSALFQKIRSIIPVKKNPSLFKEKQEIKIVVDEPIDEETKKKLERFFRETGYKVYDANRDK; encoded by the coding sequence ATGATGCAATACATACCCTTAGGTGGAGCAGATGAAATAGGTGCTTCAGCTCACCTACTTATAGTAGGTACTAGTGCATATTTGGTGGATTGTGGTCAAAGGCAAACAAGTCCTGATCAGCCCCTGCCAGATTTAGCACTAATGCAAGAACTGCTGAAAGGTAAAAAACTAGCTGCCATTTTTTTGACACATTCGCACTTTGACCACATTGGTGCTCTGCCGCTAATATGCCAGGCTTATCCGGGAGTACCCATTTATGCCACGTCTGCTACTTGCGATTTAACTCGTGTCCTCTTGTTTGACAGTATCAAGGTTATGGATATGCGAGAAGGTGAAGTTCCCCTCTATGATGAGAAACTGGTTAAGGAAGCACTGGGCAGATTGCGTCCTGTGCCCATGGGAAGCTTTGTATTGCTTCCTGACGGAACAAAAACACATTTTTTTCGAGCAGGACATATCCTGGGAGCTGCCATGATTGGTATGGAAACCCCAGCAGGAAGAGTACTATTTACCGGAGACTTTTCTCTATCAGGGACCAGAACAATAATGTCTGCAGCACTACCAAAGTTCTCACCCCATCTTGTTGTTACTGAGGCTACTTATGGGGACCGCCATCATGCAGACCGTAAACGTGAAGAAAATAATCTCGTTAGTAAAATTTCTCAGGTAATTAATGATGGTGGACATGTTTTGGTTCCTGCTTTTGCACAAGGCCGGGCACAGGAGATATTATATTTGCTTCGGTTAGCCCGTTTAAGGCAAAAAGATAGTGAAAAATTTCCAATATGGGTAGATGGGTTGGTTAGAAGTGTAAATACTGTATATTTAAATCATGCAAACCAACTAACAAAATTCCTGCAAAAAAGAGTTTACAACGGACAACACCCATTTTACAGTGACTCGGTTAGGGCTATTGGCAGCCTGGCTAAAAATGAAAGAGAAGCAGCTTTAGCAGGAAAGCCAGGGTGTTTTATTAGCAGTTCAGGGATGTTAACTGGTGGAGCTAGTGCCTATTATGCTGAAAAACTCTTAAATAACGAGAAAAATGCCATTTTATTAACCGGTTATCAAGATGAAGAAAGTCCTGGGAGAAGATTGATAGAATTGCTGGACAAACCGGCTGATGAGAAAAAAATATTGTTGAATGGGCAGGAGATACCGGTCAAGTGTAAAGTAGAAAAGTATAATCTTTCCGCCCACGCTGATCAGCAGGAGATATTTGGATTTTTAACAGCAACTAAGCCCAGGAGAACAATACTAACTCATGGCCAGGGAGAAGCCAGGGAAGCTTTAGCAGCAGCTCTTAAAAACCGTTTGGCAGTTTCCCTGCCAAATAACGGAGAAGTGGTGGAATTAGCATTTGGTCAATACAAGAGAAGTCATGGTATTACTAGAGCAGCTGCTGAAGAAGATATATTAGCCTTTTGGAAAAACACATTTTTTTCCAAGAGCATTAGAGAATATCATCTGGATGAAATGGCAGCTAAAATAGGCTGTGATACTGATTCTTTACAGGCAAGACTTGAACAAAGCAGCTTGTTTAAGGAAATTCATAAAAATATTTGGACTCCCCTATCTGAAGAGGAAATAACTTTACATGATCAAAGAAAAGGATTAATGGAGAAGCTGGGTAATTTGGTAAACAAGTTAGCGGCAGTTAAGTATGGGGGTTACCCATGTATGTCATATTGTATTTCCCAGGATGCTCGCGGTATCAATGTTGAAATCCCTGGGCAGGCTGAGCATGTATATATAAAGGCGGAAGACATTATTGGTGTCTGCGGAACCTTATCTCAAAATCCGTCAGAGATTACCAAAAACAACTGGGTAAAGTTATTATTTGCTCAGGAAGAACCCTCTGTTCAGGATTTACGTAATAAGGTGCTTGATTCATGGAAACAGCTGACAGGCCTGATAAAACCTCGGTTTTTGTGTTTGGAACAGAATCAGACTAGAGAAATCTTTATCAATGCCCTGAAAAACTATAATCTGAATAAAGTAGGGATGAATACTGAAACCGGTGAAGTTATACTTTATTTTTACTTTCCACAGGCTGTACCGAAAGAAATAAACAGCTTGCTCCTTGATTTGTTAAAGCAAACCGGTTGGACCTGGCGAATTAATCAGGAGACTAACATGGAGGCACTAAAATCCAAATTGCTACAATTGCTGCCAGAAGGAGTTCGGCTTGTTAAAGAACCATCAATTCATAGAGAAGAAAATAAAGTAAAAATCAAGGTTATATCAATGAGTAATCCAGATAAGCATCAGTGGCAAAGGATAAAGATGGATTATAATAATGCAACAGGTTGGACCCTTGAGGTGCAAACGGAAACCCAGGCAGCTGTAATAGAAGCTCCAAAAGCAACTGGCGGTAAAATGGAAATTAATACAGCATTTAACCATATTAAAAACAGCCTTAAAGCCGAAGGAGCAGAAATATATAAAACCTCACTAGTGGAAGGCTCCATCCGGGTTCAATTTATTACACCCCAGGCGGCTGAGCTGTATAAACATGTGTTAAGTAAACTGGAACAGGAAACTGGATATGCTGTTACCATTAATCCCGAACCTAATACATCTGCTTTATTCCAAAAAATTAGAAGTATTATCCCTGTGAAGAAAAATCCTAGTTTATTTAAAGAAAAGCAGGAAATTAAAATTGTAGTTGATGAACCTATAGATGAGGAAACAAAAAAGAAATTAGAGAGATTTTTCAGGGAGACTGGGTACAAGGTTTATGATGCAAATAGGGATAAATAG